In the Marinobacter sp. Arc7-DN-1 genome, TCTCGGGCAGAAACTGAGCATTACCTCCCGCAAGCCCCAGACCACGCGGCATCAGGTGCTTGGCATCAAGACCGTCGGGCCGGTCCAGGCGATTTATGTGGATACGCCGGGCATGCATGAAGATGAGCCCCGGGCCCTGAACCGCTATATGAACAAGGCGGCCACGTCGGCATTGATTGACGTGGATGTTGTGGTGTTCGTGGTGGATCAGCTGGCCTGGACCACCGCCGATGAGCTGGTGCTGGAGAAACTCAGCACGCTGAAATGCCCGGTTATCCTGGCGGTCAACAAGGTCGACAAGATCGGAAAGCGGGAAAGCCTGCTGCCTCACCTGGACATGCTCTCAAAAAAGCGCGAGTTTGCCGAGATCATTCCGCTTTCCGCCCTGAAGGAGACCAATCTGCAGCCTCTGGAAGAGGCCGTCGGGCGTTACCTGCCGGAGAGCATCCATTTCTATCCCGATGACCAGATCACCGATCGCAGCGAGCGCTTTCTTGCTTCGGAAATTGTCCGGGAAAAGATCACCCGCCAACTGGGTGCGGAGCTGCCGTACTCGGTGGCGGTAGAGATTGAGGAGTTCAGGCGCGAGGGCAGGACCCTTCACATCTCTGCGCTCATTCTGGTAGAACGTGAAGGGCAGAAAAAGATCATGATCGGCGACAGGGGCGAGCGGATGCGCCGTATCGGCCAGGAGGCGCGTGCCGATATGGAGCGTATGTTTGACAGCAAAATCATGCTGCGGCTCTGGGTGAAGGTAAAGCGTGGCTGGGCAGACAGCGACCGGGCCCTCAAGAGCCTGGGCATGAACGACCTCTGAGGCGGGTATGACAGGGCCTGAGTTGCAGGAGCCCGCCTATGTCCTTCACCGCCGCCCATGGCGGGAAACCAGCCTTATGGTTGATGTGTTCACCCTGAATCACGGCCGTATGACCGTGATCGCCAGGGGCGCCAACAGCACCAAAAGTCCCCTGAAAGCCCAGCTCCAGCCGTTCCAGCCGTTGGTTATGAACTGGGTCGGTCGGGGCGACCTGAAAACGCTTACCGAGGTTGATGTGCGCAGTGGCCCGGCGTTGAGGCGGACTATTTCCCTGTACAGCGGACTTTACCTGAATGAGCTGCTGCAGCGGGTTCTTCCGGCTGCTGATCCACACCCGACCCTGTTTGCGGCCTATATCGATGCCATCGACCAGCTCTCCGGCACAACCGACGTCGAGCCGGTGCTCCGTCGGTTCGAACTGGCGTTTGCTTCGGCCCTGGGCTACGACTTTGCCTGGGATGTCGCCACTGACACGGGGCAATCCATCGAGGCCGGCCAGCAGTATTGTTATGATCCGGAACAGGGCATTGTGTCCGGGGGCTCGCCCGGAGTACGCCTGCAAAATCTGCCGGGGGACGTGTTATTGGCCCTGGCCCGGGAGGATTTCGAATCCGGCGCCTGCCGCCGGGTGTCCAAGCGGGTTATGCGCGTGCTCACCGACTACCTTCTGCAGGGGCGGCCCCTGAACAGTCGCAGCCTTTTCACTCACCTTCGGGGAGAATCACATGAATCCTAGAGTTTTGCTTGGCGTCAATATTGATCACGTTGCCACCCTCCGGCAGGCGAGGGGGACCCGGTATCCGGACCCGGTACAGGCGGCGCTGATGGCCGAGGAGGCGGGTGCTGATGGCATCACCATCCATCCGAGGGAAGACCGGCGCCATATCCAGGACCGGGACGTGCTGCTCCTGAAAGAAGTACTGCAGACCAGGATGAACCTTGAAATGGCCGTTACCGATGCCATGCTGGCGTTTGCCGAGCAGGTGCGGCCGGAGTGTGTTTGTCTGGTGCCTGAAAAGCGGGAAGAGCTGACCACCGAGGGCGGCCTCGATGTCGATGGCCAGGAAACCAGGGTGGCGAAGGCCTGTGAGCGCCTCGCCCGGATCGGCGCCGAGGTGTCACTTTTTATTGCTCCAGATCCGGTGCAAATTGATGCTGCGGTTCGCTGTGGCGCCCCGGTGGTGGAGCTGCATACGGGCGAATATGCGGAAGCCGGCACTGCCGAGGCCGAGGATGCCACCTTCAGGACTATCGCCGAGGCCGCCGCCTACGCGCGCAAGAAGGGGCTGATTGTGAATGCGGGCCATGGCCTGCACTATCACAACACCGAGCGGGTGGCGGCTATTCAGGGCATCAACGAGCTGAATATTGGCCATGCCATTATCGCCCGGGCCGTCTTTACCGGCCTGAAAGAGGCTGTCCGCGACATGAAAGCCATTCTTGATCAGGCCCGGAGCCGGGCCTGATCAAGAGGTTTCAGCCGCCTGGTGCCGTTCGCGAAACAGCTGCTGCCAGTCGGTCTGTTCGCTCCAGATCTGCAGGCGCTCCATGGCGGAAAGCAGCTGGTCTTTCCGGTGTTCCAGATCGGGTGCGGAGCACTTGATGGCTGTTTCCAGCCGATTGGCCGCGGCCCGGAGTTCCGGAACACCGCAGTAGC is a window encoding:
- the era gene encoding GTPase Era, which codes for MNDITRPENPDSRCGFVAIVGRPNVGKSTLLNHILGQKLSITSRKPQTTRHQVLGIKTVGPVQAIYVDTPGMHEDEPRALNRYMNKAATSALIDVDVVVFVVDQLAWTTADELVLEKLSTLKCPVILAVNKVDKIGKRESLLPHLDMLSKKREFAEIIPLSALKETNLQPLEEAVGRYLPESIHFYPDDQITDRSERFLASEIVREKITRQLGAELPYSVAVEIEEFRREGRTLHISALILVEREGQKKIMIGDRGERMRRIGQEARADMERMFDSKIMLRLWVKVKRGWADSDRALKSLGMNDL
- the recO gene encoding DNA repair protein RecO, producing the protein MTGPELQEPAYVLHRRPWRETSLMVDVFTLNHGRMTVIARGANSTKSPLKAQLQPFQPLVMNWVGRGDLKTLTEVDVRSGPALRRTISLYSGLYLNELLQRVLPAADPHPTLFAAYIDAIDQLSGTTDVEPVLRRFELAFASALGYDFAWDVATDTGQSIEAGQQYCYDPEQGIVSGGSPGVRLQNLPGDVLLALAREDFESGACRRVSKRVMRVLTDYLLQGRPLNSRSLFTHLRGESHES
- the pdxJ gene encoding pyridoxine 5'-phosphate synthase; the encoded protein is MNPRVLLGVNIDHVATLRQARGTRYPDPVQAALMAEEAGADGITIHPREDRRHIQDRDVLLLKEVLQTRMNLEMAVTDAMLAFAEQVRPECVCLVPEKREELTTEGGLDVDGQETRVAKACERLARIGAEVSLFIAPDPVQIDAAVRCGAPVVELHTGEYAEAGTAEAEDATFRTIAEAAAYARKKGLIVNAGHGLHYHNTERVAAIQGINELNIGHAIIARAVFTGLKEAVRDMKAILDQARSRA